ACAGTTGACTATTTTCAGCGGCCGTTTGAGAAAAAGTACTTTGACCATCTAAAGATTTGCCTCTCAAGGCTAATTTTAGAGTTTTATTAATTTAAAACTTTTGGAAACGGGATCCACAATTACTTATTCTTATTAAAAAGTACGGGAGGGATAAGTTTAGCCGTTTGCAGAAAATTTTTCTCTCCAAACATCAGCCGGTAGTCCCTTAATTTAGTTCCCATCATTGCGGAACACTTTTTCACTCAGTCTCTCACCTAATTTGACAGTGAACGAGTGTTAAAACACTCATGTAACAAGTCAGATTAAACatcttttaattatttatgcatcaCACGTCAAAGAAATGACATGTATTATGAAACTTGAGAGGGTGTTAAAATTGTCACAAGTCACCTAGATCCCCATATTACGAAGCTTATAAGCCTTGGGAAATCTTACCCTTAGAATAACCAGATACTTTAAGTAGATAATGGATATAACGGAGGAACGTTTTGCGAGCAAAAAGAAAGTCATGGAGTGAAGAAATTTATTTATCTAATAATAAGGGGAGTTAACTCGCACACGCGGAGTTAACTGAGATTTCTCCGCACACGCGGAGTCAtggtatttttgtcttttttggcACGTGAGAACTCGCACACGCGGAGTTAACTGAGATTTCTAACAGTGGGgcagttttccaactttttttaacgttggggcagttttccaagattgcagtccaaattggggcagtttcccaattttcccaTACTTTAATCATACAAGTAGGTACAACTTGCAAAGGTGTTACATTGTGTTAAAGTATTtggcctctttttttttttcaattgatttgTGTAAATCAAATTAGGAAGGTGCATGCACTTTGCATAGTAATATTAGCATAATTTTCATCCTCATTTCCTTATCTTACTAACCAAAACAAAAGAGAAGATACATATTTCTTATCAATTGGTGTTAGGTTCCATTTTCTAAACCACCTTGTTCCCCCCAACCTTATTCTTTGATAACTTTGATTGTTTACAATTAATCTCTTTTAAGTGGTGCGATCACTTAActacttcttttcttttttcttcttttcctggCGTAAGATCTCAGTAGTGGTTTCGGTATCTCTACTGTTACCAGGGATTCTACTAGTACCTCTACTGGTTAATATACTGGCAGCGGAGGTTGTACTGGAACCGCTACTGGTACCTGTACTGGCAGCGGAGAATGAACTGGAACTTCTACTGATTCTTGCACTGGTACTAGAACCTGTACTGGCACCGGAGATTGTACTCCAACCTTTGCTGGTTGCTGCACTGGTACTGGTATCTCTATATAATCCGACATATGGATTTTTATGTTCGTCAACGAATCCATATTGACCAGATTCTGGTGCTTTGTGTAGTTTGTGTCGTTCAGCTAATTGAGCAAATCCTCCGTGTTTCTTGTCAGCAAACCCTGCTGGTAATCCTGGTGGGTTGAAGTTTTTAGCAAATCCTCCGTTTTTGTGTTCAACAAATCCTGCTGGTAATCCTGGTGGGTTGAAGTTTTTAGCAAATCCTCCGTGTTTTTGGTCGACAAATCCTGCTGGTAATCCTCCTGGTGGGTTGAAGTTTTGAGCAAATCCTCCTTGTTTGTCGACTTTTCTATATTGACCCAATCCTACTGGTTTGAATTCAGGCCATTCTTTAGTTTTGAACCGTGGGTCGAGTTTGGGTTCAGTTTTTTTTGATTGGTGAATGGCATCTCCTAACTTTCTCACCCTTTCCGCTGCCGCTGAACGAGGAGTCTTATCAATTAGATCAGCAAATTGAAATTTCTTCGGTTTTGCTTCTTCTACTGTCTCAACTGAAACTACTTCTGCTTGACAAACATATTGTCCCAATCTGTCTACAATTACTTGTGGAACAACTCTTTTTCCGATAACTATTAATGTGTTTTCCTCCGCATCCGTTGATATTGTAACTTCccctaaaataaaaagaaaaaaaagaaaagaactaaTTGGAATCATCTTTTGAAAATTTGTATTTAAGCATGAGGATAACAATACGATAATATAAATATAAGGGGACAATGAAAGTACCTGTGAAAAATTGAGAAGAAACAGCTTCAATGGATCTTTGTTTGCAGCCTTCATCGTTTAGATCCAAATCCAATAATCTTATTACCACTTTCTATTTACAAAAATTTTAAATAAGTTAGAATCGTGTTAATATCTGATCACTTGTGTGATAAGAAAATGACAAACAAATCCAATCCATTAAATAACCAGACAGTATATAATATACCTGCATTGTTCGTCTTCTGAAAATTGATTTAAGTTTAAGAAAACATATCCGAGTGCGACAGAGGAACAACAAGAAGTTTTAGAAACTTATGGATGATGATGATCAAAACAATGGAGGAGCTTTATATAAGCTTGAAGAGAAAGTTCAGTCAAGAAATTTGtctagattttattatttttattagtgCATAGTTGGTCTCCTAATAATAATTTATAAAGCTATTAAGACGCGTGCGATGCATAATTCAAAGGATAATTTATAAAGCTATTAAGACGCGTGCGATGCATAATTCAAAGGCTACGAAAAC
The nucleotide sequence above comes from Papaver somniferum cultivar HN1 chromosome 8, ASM357369v1, whole genome shotgun sequence. Encoded proteins:
- the LOC113304202 gene encoding uncharacterized protein LOC113304202 encodes the protein MQKVVIRLLDLDLNDEGCKQRSIEAVSSQFFTGEVTISTDAEENTLIVIGKRVVPQVIVDRLGQYVCQAEVVSVETVEEAKPKKFQFADLIDKTPRSAAAERVRKLGDAIHQSKKTEPKLDPRFKTKEWPEFKPVGLGQYRKVDKQGGFAQNFNPPGGLPAGFVDQKHGGFAKNFNPPGLPAGFVEHKNGGFAKNFNPPGLPAGFADKKHGGFAQLAERHKLHKAPESGQYGFVDEHKNPYVGLYRDTSTSAATSKGWSTISGASTGSSTSARISRSSSSFSAASTGTSSGSSTTSAASILTSRGTSRIPGNSRDTETTTEILRQEKKKKEKK